TCCCCTGCTTGGCGCAGCTCAGCCATGCTCTTCAGAATAGACCTAGAAAACTCAGAAACATCatccatttttatatttaaaacagcCTACCTTACTTGATAATTTACAGTCTTTAGCATAAGTCTATAAACGACGTCTACCCAATGAGAGTAAAAACGACAAATTGAAGTATTCTTCTTCTTGTTGTTCTTGTCAACATTTTGACGATCACATATCGAGTGTTTTTTAACTCTGTTTGTTGTTGCTGTAATTTGCTCTATAGCGGGCGCTATGCATAATTGTGTGACAGCTGGAGTCGAGTaccttttttcaaaattaattaagatcttcgaaaaaaaaatcatcttatgataattatataatgtaaattaattccAAGAATAAAAAAGCACACACACATACCCAAAGTACACACACAACAGAATAGTTATTATATTCTGCAATTGGGTTTCTATTTACATAACGAATAATAAAAGAACTCATAAATATATGATCACTTTTTCCAAATATTTAAAGAGAAAAACTATacattattgtacagtataattattggGTTCGCAACTATCAACACAGTATATTAAACAAATGTTGAGAAAAACTATTAACTTAACTGATGGAACTTGCGATAGATACTTTACATCCCCTTTACATCATGTAATTGTGCATCCCTTTTAAAGATCATCATTTTATAAGTTTCATAAATCAGTGTTTATAGACACttattttacagaaaaaaatgaattatcaaCTCGGTTTTTTTAGTTCTGTCCAATTAAAACCATTTACACAGGTATAAGTCAAAAGTGTGCTATTCTTCAGTTTGATGCCGTAAAGATAATTACGCATAGTGGCGGTGTCGCAAATTGGGTTAGTTGGAAAACCTCCCCCTTCTCCTAAAGCCATCATTGTCATTAGACATCGATACAAATCATTCAGCCTGTGGGGTGGTTTCATCCTCATAGTAGTTTCCGTTCTTTTGAAATCAAACGTCATCAATCCAGGTCCCGCGTTCTGCTGATGGTtctgttttaaataaaagtaagaAGAgaggaaaatattttattatgacTAGAATTATTGATATAACGATTAAGCGAAATCGGAAGACAAAATGTACACAGCATACTTATGATTTTACCTGACTTTTAGACACGTTGATTGGCACTTGAGATTCCTGTCCAATGATGGAAACATCTGCATCTAAAGATCCAAGATCTTTTTGAGGGGTGAATAAGACATTCCTTGACGATGACGAAGAGACAGTTGTCTTCCTCTTCGTACACCATGATCCGCCGTTGTTTTCTAGGAATTGGGAATGATCTGCAATCAATTTTACTTGGATGCCTGGTTTTGGTAAGATTTTTTGCAGACTTCGTTTCCTTTTGAGTTGCgatttattttgtgatgttaTGTTCACTGTCTTGGACTGCAGCTGGTGGTAACTGGATTTTTCTTCATTTGGATTTCTTTTTATGATGGCATCCAATTCGGTTTGTTCCTGTGCCATTTTCTTCATTCGAgatcttttattttgaaaccaGATGTTTACAAATCTCGTGGACATGCCCCATCTCAAAGCTAATTGTGCTTTCTTCTGCTTACTCGGCCACGAATCTCGTAAATACAATGATTCCAGTTGAAGGAGTTGTTCTGGTTCAATTACCGTGCGTTTGCGGCGTTTTCTCTTTGCATTTTCGAGCCATGATGGGCAGGAATTTGGGGATGTCCCGTACGCGGATCCATCTAGGCTTACGGGAATTTTACTTGATTGATCGAGTTTGACAGAAGTTGATCCGTTAACTTCaggactaggcctactagtatcaTCAGCTAAAACATTAACACTTGACATCTTTTGCTTGTTTATTGTTAAATGAATTTTGTAAATCATTTTTGTCTAATTATCGTGTATTTAGAACGATCGAATGCGCGCCACGTTGAATGCGCTGCGCGTACCAATTATAGTAGAAGCGCTAATTGTCGAAATTGATTGGTTAGAAATGTGCAACTTAAAAATGTACGTCACATGCGATTGTATGTATGgctactgttattattttataattcagtttaatcaatttatcaatttaactaaaaatagcATACActtgtcattttaaaatagaataaagcaaaaaacacaaattgttgaattttatatttatttcttacGAATTTGATCCAACATtaacacaaatataaaatagccTTTAATAATATATCTGAAACATTTAACAAGTTTTAACTAGAAGTTAATAATTTTGGAAAAACAATATCAACTTACATTAACAACCATGTTTATTATCTGTACATTAATTTGTTGAAATTACACAATATCAACTTACATTAACAACCATGTTTATTATCTGTACATTAATTTGTCGAATTACAGAATATTAGAATTCCTTACAATCACATTTTTATTACCTGATACAAATCAAATGTAGTAATATTCTAGTGATACATATTGGAATGCATACGATTGAAGAATTGTATTCCTCTCTACACTATAAATTGATTATCATGAGTACTACTATTCATTGTCAGCACTCTGGATTATGTATAACAATTCTGCAGCAGCACATATTGTCTTCTTCGCACATCATGCCAGCGATACTGGCTGGAAATATGCACTTATTTTCCTCATTTTTGGAGTTGTAGGCTGCagggaaaaaacaaaaaataattatacagtactgtacttacttATGTACTGAAAGTTGATTCTGAATCAAGTacgaaatataatttttaaaatgataaaacgATTTTACTCACTTGGGATGATACAGGGGATGATGGTCTACTGTTGCTAGGTGAGAAACAAATATCATCTCTATCAGGTGACCTGACCTTTCGTTTGTATGTGGATGGACTTGGTAGATCCCGTTTCTTTAAGTTGCTGCTTCGTTTTGGAGAACCTTTTGCTAATTCACTGGCTGCCATAACATCAGCTGAATCTGAACTCAGTTTTTTAGAAAGTTCTTTCAGCCAGTTAGCTTTCACTTTACGAGATTCACTAGATTTTGTGTTATTCCAAACTTGCGGAAGTTCTTTCTCTCGTTTTTCTAAATCAATTACTCTGTTAGGAAGATTTGCCGTTGGGGATAAGTACATTCTTACAATGTTTTGGTTTTTTACACGTTTTGGTGAGTcaaattgatttgtattatcTGAGTTACTTTCACTTGACTGTTCCTTATGAGAATCAAAACAAACCGGTGAGTTCTCCTTGTTCACTTTCGACGCATCATTTGTTGAAATTCGTTGAATTGCTAAAATTGGTTTCAAAACTGTATTCTCCgttttgttttcttcattaGTTTCCGTTGCATTAtccaaattgtttttaattgagTTTTCTACAATTTGTTTGCTTTCTTTTTCTTGCCGCTTCCAACATGTTTTAAGAGAAATATCTTTGAGTATTTTCTTCTGTTTGTGCTTGACTACGGAGAAAAGATTAGCTGTGCCGGTGGGAAGGTTGGCCGTCACTCCCTCAATTGAATTTGTGTTGTTATTCGTGTGAATATCTCGTTGGCTGGATCCAAAACACTTTATCTGTTTTGTTACAGTATCTGTGATttcaatataaatacaattagtAATTTGATAGTTACTGTACAATAATGTGAAAATGtgaatatagtttacaatttaacaaattaaattacagttgaTAAAACCACAAACCTTTGATCTCCATAGTTACAACTTCAGATGTTCCCACAATGCTTTGCTCTGGATTATCAGCAGGTGAAATTGATGCATCCGACCTCCAAAGACGGAATGTGTTATCATCTGCGCATGTCATTATCTTACGAAAATCCTCTGGACACCACGACACAGAAGTGACCTCTCCTTGGTGACCTGTTAGTTTTGCCACTGGACACTCTGACCCAACCTATGAATGAAAGACAAAATGTAGATAACTAAATTTGCTCATGCATGTGGGTGATGGCAGGAATGAATTGTCCAGCCAATCACATATTCCTGTCAATGCACAGTAAAGAATCACACAAACATACCTTCCATATATAAGCATTATTATCAC
The window above is part of the Antedon mediterranea chromosome 10, ecAntMedi1.1, whole genome shotgun sequence genome. Proteins encoded here:
- the LOC140060829 gene encoding uncharacterized protein, translating into MSSVNVLADDTSRPSPEVNGSTSVKLDQSSKIPVSLDGSAYGTSPNSCPSWLENAKRKRRKRTVIEPEQLLQLESLYLRDSWPSKQKKAQLALRWGMSTRFVNIWFQNKRSRMKKMAQEQTELDAIIKRNPNEEKSSYHQLQSKTVNITSQNKSQLKRKRSLQKILPKPGIQVKLIADHSQFLENNGGSWCTKRKTTVSSSSSRNVLFTPQKDLGSLDADVSIIGQESQVPINVSKSQNHQQNAGPGLMTFDFKRTETTMRMKPPHRLNDLYRCLMTMMALGEGGGFPTNPICDTATMRNYLYGIKLKNSTLLTYTCVNGFNWTELKKPS
- the LOC140061070 gene encoding denticleless protein homolog, with amino-acid sequence MIRWIHRRQLCNFNSSNNDLPIYDPIIKSFNCYRHDEHEVDSIEPGIVVPPFVCKFCPKSGYGNIAAIADEDGVVRLLDSRLAEKSVMRAFPAHNNAIFDLAWLNDSSKLVTASGDQSAVVWDIEKHVSIATMKGHSCSLKSIAVSKHNNSIMATGARDGNVMVWDLRCHQRENGSYAPVKMIHCAHTDPAVLKPPKSKRRRRLSETKPARDSQQSVTSVVFQDENFLLTSGATDGSIKMWDLRKSYHGTARKPLREYAYAGDSMRQHGYSCLTLDPTCSHLYASCTDDIIYEYNLMSSSLNPVSTYRGHQNATFYVKSCLSADGQYLLSGSSDNNAYIWKVGSECPVAKLTGHQGEVTSVSWCPEDFRKIMTCADDNTFRLWRSDASISPADNPEQSIVGTSEVVTMEIKDTVTKQIKCFGSSQRDIHTNNNTNSIEGVTANLPTGTANLFSVVKHKQKKILKDISLKTCWKRQEKESKQIVENSIKNNLDNATETNEENKTENTVLKPILAIQRISTNDASKVNKENSPVCFDSHKEQSSESNSDNTNQFDSPKRVKNQNIVRMYLSPTANLPNRVIDLEKREKELPQVWNNTKSSESRKVKANWLKELSKKLSSDSADVMAASELAKGSPKRSSNLKKRDLPSPSTYKRKVRSPDRDDICFSPSNSRPSSPVSSQPTTPKMRKISAYFQPVSLA